Proteins co-encoded in one Geminocystis sp. M7585_C2015_104 genomic window:
- a CDS encoding cation:proton antiporter has product MDGSFTLTLQIIITVVAGITAQVLAEAWQIPSIVFLLTFGIVLGRDGLKILHPELLGSGLEVLVALAVAIILFEGGLNLELKKIGQVSGSIRNLVTIGTLITFLGGGMAAHWLAEFPWEIAFLYSSLVVVTGPTVIGPLLKQVAVDRRVATILEGEGVLIDPVGAILAVVVLNTILNKEADSLTIISGLLLRLSMGGTLGGMSGWLLGKFYKQADFISDDLKNLVVLAGVWGTFGLSQMIISESGLMATVTAGIVLRAAGIPEERLLLRFKGQLTVLGVSVLFVLLAADLSLASIVALGWGSVLTVCTLMFVVRPISIIICTWGNGMNWRQKFFLAWVAPRGIVSASVASLFAILLTENGINGGNSIKGLVFLTIMMTVFIQGLTAGQLAKLLRITAEQAEGFMLIGCNPLARLIASLIRAEGESVVLIDTNREDCEKARQENLNVYESSALDYRVLEKAGINSIGTFIAMTSNPDVNLMVSQRVLEEFSPPRILALFPSNYQNQIRSNKQKILQAFSPNLSLKDWNRHLQEGQYKLGKTTIKSPSELQISHLQKLRDSGDFLPLLCKTRKGIQAVAVGEQWQEGDEIIYLLYDSRPKLLRQLSGGSTSSRTTLLELPEVEEIPLSPPTL; this is encoded by the coding sequence ATGGATGGCTCATTCACTCTTACTCTGCAGATAATAATCACAGTGGTAGCGGGAATTACAGCTCAAGTATTGGCCGAAGCATGGCAAATTCCCAGCATAGTTTTCCTGCTCACATTTGGAATTGTATTAGGCAGAGATGGACTTAAAATACTACATCCAGAACTATTAGGTTCAGGATTAGAAGTACTAGTAGCCCTAGCAGTAGCCATTATTCTCTTCGAGGGGGGGTTGAATCTAGAGTTAAAAAAAATAGGACAAGTATCCGGCAGCATTCGCAATCTGGTAACCATAGGCACATTAATCACCTTTTTGGGAGGGGGAATGGCCGCCCACTGGTTGGCAGAATTCCCCTGGGAAATTGCCTTCCTCTACTCCTCCTTAGTAGTAGTAACCGGACCTACTGTAATTGGGCCCCTGTTGAAACAAGTAGCAGTAGATCGAAGAGTGGCCACCATTTTAGAAGGAGAAGGAGTACTAATTGACCCTGTTGGCGCCATTCTCGCTGTAGTAGTTCTGAATACAATTCTAAACAAGGAGGCCGACTCCCTAACCATAATCTCAGGCTTACTATTGCGGTTGAGCATGGGAGGAACTTTAGGGGGGATGAGCGGTTGGTTATTAGGAAAATTCTACAAGCAGGCCGATTTTATCAGTGACGACCTCAAAAACCTTGTAGTACTAGCAGGAGTATGGGGCACCTTTGGACTGTCCCAGATGATCATCAGCGAGTCGGGTTTAATGGCAACAGTAACAGCAGGGATAGTGTTAAGGGCAGCCGGCATCCCGGAAGAAAGACTGTTATTGCGCTTTAAAGGACAATTAACAGTATTGGGGGTCTCAGTATTGTTTGTTCTCCTGGCAGCAGACTTATCCCTTGCCAGTATCGTAGCCCTAGGTTGGGGAAGTGTCCTCACCGTATGTACCCTCATGTTTGTGGTACGCCCCATCAGTATAATCATATGCACCTGGGGAAACGGCATGAACTGGCGACAAAAATTCTTCCTAGCCTGGGTGGCACCTCGGGGCATCGTCTCCGCCTCCGTAGCCTCCCTCTTTGCTATACTCCTCACTGAAAACGGCATCAATGGCGGCAACTCCATCAAAGGACTCGTTTTCCTCACCATCATGATGACAGTCTTCATTCAAGGCTTAACAGCGGGTCAATTGGCCAAACTGCTTCGCATCACCGCTGAACAGGCCGAAGGCTTTATGCTTATTGGCTGCAATCCCCTAGCCCGTCTCATTGCCTCTTTGATTCGGGCAGAGGGCGAATCAGTGGTTCTAATTGACACCAATAGGGAAGACTGTGAAAAAGCAAGACAGGAAAATCTTAATGTTTACGAAAGTAGTGCACTAGATTACAGAGTGTTGGAAAAAGCAGGAATCAACTCTATCGGCACCTTTATTGCCATGACTAGCAACCCCGATGTAAACCTGATGGTATCCCAAAGAGTATTAGAAGAATTCTCCCCCCCAAGAATACTCGCCCTCTTCCCCAGTAACTACCAAAATCAGATTAGAAGTAACAAACAAAAAATCCTCCAAGCCTTCAGTCCAAATCTCTCCCTCAAAGACTGGAATAGACACCTACAAGAAGGCCAGTACAAATTAGGCAAGACCACAATCAAGTCACCTTCCGAACTACAAATAAGCCACCTGCAAAAACTCAGAGACTCCGGCGATTTTTTACCCCTCTTGTGCAAAACCAGAAAAGGTATCCAAGCAGTGGCCGTTGGTGAACAGTGGCAGGAAGGAGATGAAATTATTTACCTGTTGTACGACTCCCGCCCCAAACTCCTAAGACAACTGTCTGGCGGCAGTACCTCTTCTCGTACCACCCTTTTAGAACTACCAGAAGTAGAAGAAATCCCCCTCTCCCCCCCAACCCTATAA
- a CDS encoding OmpA family protein, giving the protein MNIFPWQEEEETPEAEDSGIWLSVGDLMSGLLMFFALLFIAVSAQLVRYEEVIKTLPERIIASFQEKTRIYDKINKDEKTGDLSLPTEILFAEGSYKLKPEGKRFLDEFIPAFSEIIFNEKIVADRITSIIIEGHTSSKGTEKDNMELSFKRALAVGEYINSINFPYKQEFQQKILVAAKGEREAEQQFDSPTDRKVKIRFQFKRDYWLFHPGQN; this is encoded by the coding sequence ATGAACATTTTTCCGTGGCAAGAAGAAGAGGAAACACCAGAGGCAGAAGACTCCGGCATTTGGTTGTCAGTAGGTGATTTGATGTCCGGCTTATTAATGTTTTTCGCCCTATTATTCATAGCAGTTTCCGCCCAACTGGTAAGATACGAGGAAGTAATAAAAACCCTGCCGGAAAGAATTATAGCCTCCTTTCAAGAAAAAACAAGAATCTACGACAAAATAAATAAGGACGAAAAAACAGGAGACTTGAGTCTGCCGACAGAAATATTGTTCGCAGAAGGAAGTTATAAGTTAAAACCAGAGGGCAAACGGTTTTTAGATGAATTTATACCAGCATTTAGTGAAATAATTTTTAACGAGAAAATAGTAGCTGACAGAATAACTAGCATTATAATCGAGGGCCACACCAGTTCAAAAGGAACAGAAAAAGACAACATGGAATTGAGTTTTAAACGGGCGTTGGCAGTAGGAGAATACATCAACAGTATTAACTTCCCCTATAAACAAGAATTCCAACAGAAAATACTAGTAGCCGCAAAAGGAGAAAGGGAGGCTGAACAACAATTTGATAGCCCCACAGACAGAAAGGTAAAAATTAGATTTCAATTCAAAAGGGACTATTGGCTTTTTCACCCTGGCCAAAACTAG
- the hemF gene encoding oxygen-dependent coproporphyrinogen oxidase — MVTLENRQPKTPTPPPPEAKKRVSEFMKTLQDEICAALEALDGKGKFREDTWEREEGGGGRTRIMVDGDLFERGGVNFSEVWGKQLPPSILQQYPSAAGHPFYATGTSMVLHPKNPYVPTVHLNYRYFEAGPIWWFGGGADLTPYYPFAEDAHHFHITLKQACDKHHPEYYPVFKRWCDEYFYLKHRGETRGVGGIFFDYQDGTDPLYRGPHPDKPAAIYSSQLPPQPQRSWEELFAFVIDCGRAFLPAYVPIAEKRRHMEYGERERNFQLYRRGRYVEFNLVYDRGTIFGLQTNGRIESILMSLPPIVRWEYDYKPEPNTPEAELYEVFLKPQDWSQWQPQ; from the coding sequence ATGGTAACATTAGAAAACAGGCAGCCAAAAACCCCAACTCCCCCACCTCCAGAAGCCAAAAAAAGAGTCAGTGAATTCATGAAAACCCTTCAAGACGAAATTTGTGCCGCCCTGGAAGCACTGGATGGCAAAGGGAAATTCCGAGAAGACACCTGGGAAAGAGAAGAGGGAGGAGGTGGACGCACCCGCATCATGGTAGACGGTGACCTCTTTGAGAGAGGCGGAGTAAATTTTTCTGAAGTGTGGGGGAAACAATTGCCGCCGAGTATACTACAACAATATCCTTCAGCGGCCGGGCACCCCTTCTACGCGACCGGGACTTCCATGGTACTACACCCCAAAAACCCCTATGTGCCCACAGTACACCTGAATTATCGCTACTTTGAAGCAGGGCCGATTTGGTGGTTTGGAGGAGGCGCCGATTTGACCCCCTACTACCCCTTCGCTGAAGACGCCCATCATTTTCATATCACCCTAAAACAAGCCTGTGATAAACACCATCCAGAATACTACCCCGTCTTCAAACGTTGGTGTGACGAATACTTTTACCTGAAACACCGTGGCGAAACCAGGGGCGTTGGCGGTATTTTCTTTGACTACCAAGATGGTACAGACCCACTGTACCGAGGGCCCCACCCCGACAAGCCAGCCGCCATCTACAGCAGCCAGTTACCCCCCCAGCCGCAACGCAGTTGGGAAGAGTTGTTTGCCTTTGTCATCGACTGCGGCAGGGCATTTCTACCAGCCTATGTGCCAATAGCCGAAAAACGCCGTCATATGGAGTATGGGGAAAGGGAGCGCAATTTCCAACTATACCGCCGCGGCAGATATGTAGAATTCAACCTGGTGTATGACCGCGGTACTATTTTTGGATTGCAGACTAACGGCCGAATAGAATCAATTCTAATGTCCCTGCCCCCCATAGTACGCTGGGAATACGATTATAAACCGGAACCCAACACACCAGAGGCCGAACTGTATGAAGTCTTCCTAAAACCCCAAGACTGGAGCCAATGGCAACCCCAGTAG